ACAGTGACTGTGAGGCCCCCCCCTGGGCCCCGAGCCATGGACTTCACCATTCCCGTCACCActgtgggagagagagggagaggtgaggagacaggaggccagggcagggctggaacCAGACGGAGGGGGGCTTTGGGGACAGGAGGGGAGGTTAGAGGAGCTGGAAAGGCAGAGCTGGGGGATGGGGCTGCTTACCCAGGTCGCTGTTACAGAAGTGGCTCTGCAGAGTGCCTGCCCGCCGGCACTGTTTTGGGCAGGAGACGCTGGGTGCAtctggtggagggggaggggcacacTGTTGGTGGAGGGTAACCTACCCAGCATGTAGGAAGGACCACTTTCCCCACGAAAGCCTCATTGCTTTGAACTTGTTCAGAGCTCTATCCAGCTTCATGTCCCAGCACCCAGTACCAGCCATTAGCACAGAAGCGGCACCCGTGGGTgctgtattgaatgaatgagtgagcgctgaatgaatgaatgagcgcaGGAGGGAACTCGGATACAACTCCCTTCGGTCTGTGTCCGCTTCCTCTGCCTTTCCAAACTCACCGCGGCCCACCGGAGTTGCCTCTGCCTTAGGCGCGGCCTTCGGTTTCTCCTCAGGTGGGACTTCGGACTTGACTTTGGGCCCGGCTCCGGGCTTGGGGCCCGGGCCGAGGAGCGGGGGACTCGGCCGGGCGTCCTCACCCGGGCTCCGGGCTGGCCCTCCTTCGGTGGCACCCCGCGGCAGGGTCCTGTAGGAAGCCGAGAAGCCGTCGGCCGTGACGCTGAGGTCCGAGACGAACTGGACGAGGAGCTCGTTCCCTTCGGAGGAGATGGGACTGCGGGCGCGGGGCATTGGGGGCGGTGTCAGGCGGGCAGCGCATCCTGCCCCCTACCCGGGCCGGCGGCCTTTTCACCTCTGCCCCTCGGTTGTCTGCGTTAGCTTCCCGATTTCGCAAGCCCCACTCGCCTCTCCATCCACGGACCCCAGGCCTGGCGTCAAGCCTCGTCTTCTGCCTGGGCCGCTACCCGCTCCGCCCACCCGTTTGGGGCCGGCAGGTTCGCCGCCTGCAGCTTCAGTtcagccccgcccctcccaccaGCAGCGCTGTCCCCCCGCTCCCGCCTCAGGCGCGGCGGAGACTCCCGGACGCCGTCACCCACCCAGGTGCCGCCCCCTCACCCCGGGGCTGTGTCGCCGCAGAACTTCCCCAGCCGCTTGGCGTCGTCGCTCACGGCGCCGTTGAACACGCTGACCGAATCGTAGCGGCAGTAGGAGTCGGGCTCCAGGTCAAACTTCCCGAAGGTCAGTGAGATCACCTGGCGGCGGGGCAGAGGCGGAGGCTGCGCGGCGGGACCCCGGGCAGCCGAGGGAGCGGAGCTCTCGCCTCTCACCTCCGCCTGGCCGCCGCCTCCGGGACGCTCGCCGCGGCCTCCTCGCTCACCTCCCGTGTGCCCTCCAACCCCCCTCTTAATGCATTCACACCACAGCTCGGAGGAACACACACATCCACGGGGGCCCTGCAGTGGCCTCGGTCGCCGTAGTCCGCAAGGTCAAGTCCTGGCTCATTCTCAAGGAACAGACCCAGaatccacctccaccaccactacacacccacacccacacccacacccacacccacacccacacgcACAGATCAGTTTACATATCAGCATCGGGTACCTCGCTCTCGTAAGGTTCGTCACAGTCGTAATTTGACATTTTTTGTTTGGGTGCGAGCAGGTCTGGGTCTGTTTTTGCTCCCCACCATGGCAAGCTCAGTGCTCGGGACAttgtagatgttcaataaatcttTGCAGGCTGCATACTGGAGGACGCCGCCTGGGTCCCCGAGGACAGCCCGGGCAGGGGGTCAGTACCTGGTCCGGGGGCGCGATGATGTGCCAGGAACAGCTGATGCCCGGGGGGTAATCGGACTCGGGCCAGTTGGGCGTGGTCAGGGTTCCCTGGGCCTTCTCCAGCCGCCCCCCGCAAAATTGgtgctctggggaggggagagaggagtgggggtggggggcggtggagACCCTCGGTCAGCTGGAGGAGAACTCTAGACTGGGAGCCCGTGCAGAAAGCTCAGATGTCTGGGTCTCGGGATGATGGGgcgagaagaaagggaggaagaaggggggTAGGTTAGCAGAGATGGGGCTCGGGAGGTCTTGGACCGCGGGGGGGTAAGTCTTGGACCGCCGGGCACCCAGGCGGGCGGTGGTAGGGGGAGGAGGAATTGACACGCTCccttcttgcccctccccctgacCCGAGGCCACATCGCGAGGCCACATCGCTCCTCTTCCCCTGGAAGATCCCATCTCCCCGGCCCGGCAGAAAAGTCTCCGTCGCAGCTGGAGAGTCCCCATGTTGCGAGGGTGCCCTCAAATTGGGGCACAGCCCCGAGGCCCCTTTGGGGAGGTCCCTCCTTAAACATTTTAGGGGAGACTTCTGCCGCCAGGAGGAGGTGATGGGACCGCAATCGGGAGCCCCCGGGCTGGGTGTAGGGGGCTCCGGGTCGGGGGAACCTAGTCCCCCAGCCCGGGGGTGCCCCCTCGCGCCCGTCTGAGGGAGCCCGATTGCGGACGGGGGCGGGCAGTTACTCACCGTCCCAGTAACCCCAGGCCGCCCATTCCACCCGCGGGTCGGTGACCCATTTCCGCCTCGCGCCTGGGCGGGGGCCTGgaagagggggtgggtgggagcggGAACGGGGGGAGAGAAGACGGGGAGGAGGGACTGAAGGGGCGGTTAGTGAGGAAGAAGGGTAAGGGAGATAATGGGGGTCCCAGGCTCTTGGGGTGGAGGTTaaggctggggtggggcctgcgccgggggcggggccaggagagGGGGGACGGCGGAGGTGAGGGAGGTCTCACCAGTGCCTGAGGTGGCCCGCCCGCTGTACCAGAGCAGGAAGCCTCGTCCTCCCGTGCCCTCATCCGATGTCATCCTCAGGGTCACCTGGTTGCCGGGGGCGACTAAGGGCGGTGGCCGGAAGGTCCCGCAGAAGCGTCCGAGCCGCTGGCCTGAGGTTCCAGGCCCGGCAAAGACCTCCAGAGCGTCATAACGACAGGAGGGATGCAGCTCCAGGTCAAAGACTCGGAAGGAGAGGGACACGGTCTGGCCCTCAGGGACCTGATGGTGGGGACAGGGTCAGGGACCTGCAAAGTCAGGCCGGACACAACGAGGCAGAGGGCACCTCTCTTTCCCCGAAGCATTTCCTACAGAAACTGGGCCTGAAGCGGAGGGGACCCCATCAGGATGCAGAGCAGAGGGCTTGTGGCTTGTGGCTTGTGCAGGGGACAAGACCTGAGGTTTGCGGAGAGACCGGAGGGGATGGGGCTGAATGTGGAATGGAGAAGCAGGCTCCGAGTTAAGGTGTGAGGATGCTTGCTACGTGTTACTGTGGGCACTGGTGCTGTCAGTGACCAGAGGGGAGACGGCAGCCAGAGGGGCCTTCTCACCGTTATCGTCCAGATGCACTCCTTATTGGCGGGGTAGAGGTTAGGGAAACCTTCGCTTGCCAGGTAACCCGACTCCCCGCTCACATCCCCTCCACACAGGAACACAGGTCTGCAGGACAGAAGAGAGGTCAGGCCTGAGTGGGGGAGTAGTGTGGGGACTGGGCTAGGGCAATGAGCATGGGGGCGCCAAGGAGGGCAGCCAGGGGGATGAGGGCGGGAGGCCCAAAGGATCCGAGGTGGCCTCAGCCAGCCGGGACTGGACTGGAGTGGGAAATACTCCAGCAGAGAATCAGGAAAAAGTGGGACCAGCAACTTGGCTGTCCCTCCAGCCCCTCAGAGTTCCCACCCCCACCGCAGCAGGAATTCCCGGAATCCTCCTCGGCCCCCCTCCGTCATTCTCCCCCCTGCCCATCTCCGTCATTCTCCCCCCTCGCCCTGCCTGGCAGTCAGGGCCTGGAGCGGCCTAACTACTTCCAGATGTGGACACAGCCTCGaggtgggggggtgagggggcgGGGAGATGAGGGAGAAGTAGCAGCCAGGGCCCTGCGCTCCCAACCTTTGCCCTGCTCCGGCTCCAGCTAACTACTGCGGTGACTGACTCCCAGGTCTCCCACTTGCAGCCCCCTCTTCCCCCCGCAGTCTCTGATTCCCTCCTGGAATCCAGATGTACAGCTACCAGGCAAGTTCAAGGTCTTGGTGCTCTCAGGTTCCATGGGGGGGCCAAGGGTCTGGATAGGTGGGGAGACTTAGAGGGCAGAGGACGGAGGGTGGAGGAGTGGGGAGCACGGGTGACCCGCAGGAGACAGTGGTCTTGCAGCAGGGAAGGAGGACTTGGGGGCCAGGGAAGGGTGAGGGCTGCGGGAGATCTGTGGGGGGCGGTGTTAGCAAAAGAATCTACAAGATCCACAGGCATAGCCCCCCAGGAATCAGGAATCTGAAGTTCCCCCTCAAGCCATCTGGAAGGTGCCGAGAGACCTACCTGGTGTAGTTGGGGCTCTGGCCCTGGGTGAAAGGCAGCAGCAGAGCCCAGGCAGTGAGGAGGGGCCCCAGGAGGGAGGCTGTGGTAGTAGGCGGCATGGCCCGAGGGAGAGGCGCTGGGGTCTTCAAGACAGAGGCAGCAGCTGAGCGTAGCGGCAGCGCAGCGGCAGCGGGGATAATCAGTGCCAGATGAGGCAGCCTTGGGCGTGTGGGCGTGGGGACTGGCCAGTGGGGCGGGCGGCGGGGAAGGCGGGACAGGGAGAGAAGAGCCGGGACAGTGGCGATTCCAGGGGCCTCTCTAGGTCCAGGACACATAAATACTGACCCAGTGTGGGAGCGGGGGTGGAGCAATGGAGGGCAGAGAGAGCATCAGGCTCTCAGCATAACCCAGGCTGTccagtcatgtcatctgcaagcccACTCTGTCCAGTGCCCGCCCGAGCGTCCTGCCAACACAGCCTCGGGTCCTTCCTGAGGACTCTCCCGCCCACCCTTGATCCTCCCCATTCCTGCTTCCTCAGCACCCAGAGGAAGTCCTTCCCTGGACTCCCAACCTCTAATCACTTACCCACTTCCTGACCACCCTCTGCTCCAGTTTATTTTCCACTTCAGATGTCTACTGTCCTCTCCATACCCGGGCCAGACTAGGCCACGGAGGAAGAATTCTCCTCACCCATCTTCTCTCCCAAATATTTGGAGGtatgggtgggggcagggaggcatgCTATGTGGGTAAAGGGAGTGTCTTCCTTATTGAGGAAGAGAAGGATGGAGTAGAAAGTAAGGGAAAGGACAACATGTGAGATCAGATCTGGAAGGGAAACAGGAGGAGAGCAGGGTTGGGGGGGGCGGTGGCTTCACAGGGATGAAGGGACATGGGTAGGAAGCATCCTGAAGTCAGAGGAAGCGCCTTTCTCAGTCTGATGGACAGAGGATCCAAGTGGGGGAACCAAGTAGGCATCAGGTCTTGGCGTTGGAGGGAAAAGGAAGCTGAAGGATCCAGGTGCTGTGAGCTCTGCAGCAGCTGACAGCCTGAGCTGCGTCCATTCTGTCTGCCCACCCTACCCCCCGCCCCACGTTCCTCCCAGGCCCCAGGCTTACAAACCGGGCCTCACTCAGCCTTTTATTCTATTTGTCCATCAAATCTTTTGTCCATGATAGTCAGGTTGGGAGCCTCTCCTGGGGAGCCCCCTGAACGTTTTACACAACAGTCCCACCCTGGCCTGTGTAGCAGGCCCTAGCCCACTGCATCCCCCtccacacgcgcacacacacagcatTCGTTGCTGTTATTCCACCTCTCCTTAGCCCCTGGCCCAGGGCCAGACCCTCCCTCCAGGGGTGAGACCAGGAGAGGGGGGTCAGCTGTCAGGGGTTGGGGGGCCTTGGCCAGCCCCTCCAGCAGCCCTCTGCAGCATGTCCAGGGCCTCCCAGAAGAAATCCTTCTGTGCAGCCATCAGTGGCATCCAGCCCACAATCTCCTTCAACTTTTCCATGCGGTCCTGAAATGTGGGGCAACTGTGGATCTGGCTGAGGTACTGCTCACAGGCCTGGGCCACCGCCCCCCCAGGGTCCTGGGCTGCTCCGGCCCCCAGGCTGGGCTCGGGGGTCCCCGCCACCCTGCTGGCTGGTAGGTCCCGGTAGGCGGGATGGTGCTCGATGTCATGGCTGGACAGCATGTAGAGGCACTCTCTGGTAGAACAGAGGGAGCAGACACACAAAGGGACCTTGGAGGAGAGACAGGGGGAGTGGCTGAGTGGGGCCCCAGGAAGGGGTTCCCAGGAAGCCCCAGCTGTTGCGTTGGTCCTGCTCAGACCAGCCCTGAGCCGGCAAGCGAGCTGGCTGGCTGAGCCCCAAGGCTGTGTGAGGTCGGAGCGGGCCAGCAGGGGCAGCTCAGGGAGAGAGCCGGGAGCCACGGTACGTGGCAGGAAAGGGAGGTGGGTGGTGCTGGGAGATGGGGTCCCTGTGGGAGCCCCAGCTACAGAGCCCCCTGTGGGCTCTACTGCTCTGGCCCTCCCTGGTTGCCCGCTCCCCGGACCCCGCTCTGACCTTGATGTGGAGCTTAACGAAGGAGGCACTTCCCTTGGGCCAGCCTGGCAGGCGGCCTCCGGCTCCACATCCACAGCCCAGCAGCTCCTTGCTGAAGTCTGAGGCCTGGCTCAGCACCAGGGAGTGGTTGAGGCCACACCACAGGGCGACGGGGCGCTGCAGATAATGTACCTGAGAACACAGGGCAGGGTCCCTAAGTGGGGAACACCAAGGCACCGTGGGGAGGGGCCGAGTTGGAGTAGGGTGACAGCTTCCCCTAGGGAAGCTaggggggaaaggaggtgggCCCCAGCGTGCCCTCCGCCTCCCCCACGAGGTCTGCCCTGCCGACCGCAGACGGGCAGCTATCACTCCTCCTCGGTTCTCCTGCAGCCCCAGTCTGACCACAGGGGTGCTAGCACAACTGTCGGTTCCTCCTCGTGGCTCCCTGCTCTCATCCCCCAGGCCTGGGCCTGTCCAGTCTCTCATTCTGCCTTCCAGCCTGTCCCTGTGTAATTCCAGCTTAGGCCCCTGGAAGGACCTGCCTCCCACTGAGTCCTTCCTTCCGTCTCTAGCATTTTCAGTCTGTCATGTCTTTATCTTTCAAAATGGCCACTCTTTTGGAAAAGCATTTCCACCTGATTTCTGCTGCTTCCTACCTCTGTCTTTTAGGCAGTAGGACTGACTACGTGATCAGTCTGAAGTGGACCACATTCTTGGTCTCACCACAGCCAGTCTCGCCTGAACCCTCTGTGATCTGGCTTCTCTCCCCACTACACTACGACTTCTCTCCAAAGGCACTGGACGTCCCAGCAGCCAAATCCCAGGGCCTCTCCTGCACGCTTGCTCCTGAGACTCTGAGCGCTTTCCTTCTGAAGACATAGATAAGTAATTTCACGGCCATTacaggaaaattataaaatactggcaagcaaaacttcatttaaaaatcactggAAGCCCCACCACCCACTGTTAACATCTCGCTGGATATTCTTCCTCACTGTTGCCTCAGCAAATATATACACGCAAGTTGTGCATTTTTAGACCAAAATGGGATTGTGCTGTGTCAACcatttcatgaattttttttttccactgaaaaataTGGCATAGCCATCCTTCCGTGTCAGGGAGCATATTCCTACACTATCACTGTCACCATTAATCACCCCCTCCTGGGTGAAACTTTCTGTGCCCGTGGCCTGGGAGATGTGGCATTTGCGGGTGTGCCTCTCTCTCAGAGACAACTCTTTCAGACCCTCCACCCACGGTCGTGGCGACCACCCAGCTTTGCCCCTCTGCCTCTACTTTTCTCATTTCAACCTTGTTCCAGCTTGGAATCCAGCTAGACATTTCTACTCTAGTGTTTTACTCTCACTGCAAAGAAAAAGCCTAAATTCACATTCTCTCCTCAAACCAGCATTCCTCACCCACTGACATGTCTACCGTGTCTATGGCCAGAGCCACCTTTGTCCCACCCCACTGTCCTCCTAGCTAGTCAGTTTCCAGAGGCTGTTCACTTCCTGCTACTACACCTCACGTCTCCATTCCCCTCTGTTCCCGCTGCCACTGTACCAGCCCCAGTCCCTTGTCTCAAATGCTGGTGTCATTCAGCAGCCTCccggtgggcctctcactgtgccTTCTGGCCATGTGACCCGTTCTCCATCATCCAGGGGGTTGCCTTCTCCTGCTCCCTGCTCCAGAACCCGCAACAGCTCTTTCCCAAATTGATACTTCTGTAGGCTCGCAAACACCTGTACCACCTCGTAGCTACCGAATTCCAAAACACACTCTGCTCTGGTCAGGCCGGGCCTTCCATCGTCCCAGGGATGTGCAAGCTTCGTCCCCATCCCCATTACATAGGATGTCTTTCCCTGTACCCACCCGAATCCTATCTAACCCACTAGGCCCTGCTTACATCTCACCTCTTGGAGTTACTTCACCCACTCAGGTCTCCCTGCTTCACTAAACTCCTACTGCACTTAGAGCACGAGCCACACAGAATGCACCTCGTGGTGCCAACCCCGGGTGAGATACAGTAGCACAGCattacagactgggtggcttaacatCCTAGGGAGTAGAAAGTGGATTCTATGGAAATTAGAGATGTGGAGAGATCCAGGGGTCAGGGAATTAGAGGAAGGGGGGCAGATGGGAGTAGCTCGGAGGCAATCTCACCTGTGTGGGTTCCCCTCGGTCTATTTTGTCCCCGGTTCCCAGCTGCCCATATCTGTTATTTCCCTGCATAAAGATTCGGCCAAATTCATCCACCAGGCCAAGATGATTGTAGCCAAGAGCACAGAATAGGACCTAGGAGGTAAGGTAGAAAGGAGAAGTGGGCCTTCAGTTGTCTCCAGGGGAACTCTAAGCTCCAGAATCTCACAACTGCTAACCTGCCACACCCAGCTGATCGCTTTTGGTCTTGCCCTCTATGTCACCCCTCTCCCTGGGTCCCTTGCCCCTCCCTGATCAATCATTTGATTCCTGCTCCAGTTTCAGACCTTCAGAaccttgcgggggggtgggggggtgctaaGGCCCCGCCCCCTCTGGTCTGCCCCACCCCTTCAGGATCCTACCTTGGCAGGCAGTGAGAGCGCAAGCGGCATCTGCTGGTCCATGGGGTCAAAGGCTTGAAGGGTCCCAAAGAGATCACGATACACCCCTGGGGTATGCACCTCAAAATACACTCCCCCCTGGTCTGGGGGGTTGGGAGCCCTCAGCTCAGCAGCTTTGGGCACCCATTTCCTAGGGATCAGGCCCTACCTGGGATGAAAGATGTAAGATCTGGGGAGTCTCACGCCCACTAGAAATGCACCAGCTATGATGTCTGGGAACTTAAACACCTCTTTTGACTAGGATGCTCTAGTGTGGGTCCCCCACAGAGCTGGAATAAGGATAAGGGAGGGTTCTGTATCTGGAAGGTCTGTCCAAGGCTGGGGtctggagaaggagggaggtggcTCTTACCCGTAATGTAGAGAGTACTGCTCTGGTTGGAAGCCATGCAGGCCACATGCAGGTGAGGGAGGCAACGGGACACCTTCCTCAAGGCCAGCTGAACTGTATAGGAGCGTGGCTGGTCCAGCTGGGTTTCATTCACTACCAAAGAGTAGATCTTTCCTTcctctgggggagggggcagggaggcagacAACTGTGTGGGGGAGGGAACCCTCCAATAACCACATTAACTTCCCAAGAGACTCCCTAAGCCATACAGGATGAGACATTTGCTGCCCCAGAGTGGGGCTGGAAGGAAAAGGGTAGAGATGAAATAAGGGGGAAGTGACCTCAAGTACCCCAGCCTCCAGCCTTCACCACCGAAAATCAACCAGGGGAGCTCTTCAGTGTGAGGGGTGAGTGCAGAGAAAACCGAGCAGTTGGATTTGGTGGAATCCACCTCGAGTGTTGGGAAGGATGATGTCTGGGGATCCAGGGCCCTGCCTAGCATTAGGAAGTTCAGAAGGGCGGGATTCGCTGGCGGTCCAAAGCTTCCACTGCgggaggcctgggttcgatccctggttggggaactaagaccccacgagctgcgtggtgaggccaaaacaaaaagaagtccAGAAGATCTCAGGCTTGGGGGCTTGGGAGTGTGGTCGTGTATAGGGAACACAGAAAACAGGGACAGTTTGGCATATAAAGTACGGTGCCTGGCATGGAGGTTGGGGagattagaattttttaa
The DNA window shown above is from Kogia breviceps isolate mKogBre1 chromosome 14, mKogBre1 haplotype 1, whole genome shotgun sequence and carries:
- the PCOLCE gene encoding procollagen C-endopeptidase enhancer 1 isoform X2 encodes the protein MCPGPREAPGIATVPALLSLSRLPRRPPHWPVPTPTRPRLPHLALIIPAAAALPLRSAAASVLKTPAPLPRAMPPTTTASLLGPLLTAWALLLPFTQGQSPNYTRPVFLCGGDVSGESGYLASEGFPNLYPANKECIWTITVPEGQTVSLSFRVFDLELHPSCRYDALEVFAGPGTSGQRLGRFCGTFRPPPLVAPGNQVTLRMTSDEGTGGRGFLLWYSGRATSGTEHQFCGGRLEKAQGTLTTPNWPESDYPPGISCSWHIIAPPDQVISLTFGKFDLEPDSYCRYDSVSVFNGAVSDDAKRLGKFCGDTAPGPISSEGNELLVQFVSDLSVTADGFSASYRTLPRGATEGGPARSPGEDARPSPPLLGPGPKPGAGPKVKSEVPPEEKPKAAPKAEATPVGRDAPSVSCPKQCRRAGTLQSHFCNSDLVVTGMVKSMARGPGGGLTVTVNLTGVYKTGGLDLPSPPTDTSLKFYVPCKQCPPMKKGISYLLMGQVEENRGPILPPESFVVLSRPTQHQILTNLSKRCPSKPVQPAGSQA
- the PCOLCE gene encoding procollagen C-endopeptidase enhancer 1 isoform X1, translated to MPPTTTASLLGPLLTAWALLLPFTQGQSPNYTRPVFLCGGDVSGESGYLASEGFPNLYPANKECIWTITVPEGQTVSLSFRVFDLELHPSCRYDALEVFAGPGTSGQRLGRFCGTFRPPPLVAPGNQVTLRMTSDEGTGGRGFLLWYSGRATSGTGPRPGARRKWVTDPRVEWAAWGYWDEHQFCGGRLEKAQGTLTTPNWPESDYPPGISCSWHIIAPPDQVISLTFGKFDLEPDSYCRYDSVSVFNGAVSDDAKRLGKFCGDTAPGPISSEGNELLVQFVSDLSVTADGFSASYRTLPRGATEGGPARSPGEDARPSPPLLGPGPKPGAGPKVKSEVPPEEKPKAAPKAEATPVGRDAPSVSCPKQCRRAGTLQSHFCNSDLVVTGMVKSMARGPGGGLTVTVNLTGVYKTGGLDLPSPPTDTSLKFYVPCKQCPPMKKGISYLLMGQVEENRGPILPPESFVVLSRPTQHQILTNLSKRCPSKPVQPAGSQA
- the FBXO24 gene encoding F-box only protein 24 isoform X2, giving the protein MVRRSRRRKLPKVTWLCGPEEGLRVKRSCPSGDPEPGGEEKKGRGNPISVQLFPPELVEHIISFLPVRDVVSLGQTCHYFHKVCDSEGVWRRICHRLSPRLREQGSVVQPWKRAAILNYTKGLYFQAYGGRHRCLSKSVAPVLAHGYRRFLPTKDHIFILDYTGTLFFLKNALVSSTLGQVQWKRACRYVVLCRGAKDFASDPRGDTVYRKYLYVLATREQPEVASTTHIRSGDCVEVYLQSSGQRVFKMTFHHSMSFKQIVLVGQETQRALLLLTEEGKIYSLVVNETQLDQPRSYTVQLALRKVSRCLPHLHVACMASNQSSTLYITDQGGVYFEVHTPGVYRDLFGTLQAFDPMDQQMPLALSLPAKVLFCALGYNHLGLVDEFGRIFMQGNNRYGQLGTGDKIDRGEPTQVHYLQRPVALWCGLNHSLVLSQASDFSKELLGCGCGAGGRLPGWPKGSASFVKLHIKVPLCVCSLCSTRECLYMLSSHDIEHHPAYRDLPASRVAGTPEPSLGAGAAQDPGGAVAQACEQYLSQIHSCPTFQDRMEKLKEIVGWMPLMAAQKDFFWEALDMLQRAAGGAGQGPPTPDS
- the FBXO24 gene encoding F-box only protein 24 isoform X1 — encoded protein: MGEKSVPSRRRRRVKRSCPSGDPEPGGEEKKGRGNPISVQLFPPELVEHIISFLPVRDVVSLGQTCHYFHKVCDSEGVWRRICHRLSPRLREQGSVVQPWKRAAILNYTKGLYFQAYGGRHRCLSKSVAPVLAHGYRRFLPTKDHIFILDYTGTLFFLKNALVSSTLGQVQWKRACRYVVLCRGAKDFASDPRGDTVYRKYLYVLATREQPEVASTTHIRSGDCVEVYLQSSGQRVFKMTFHHSMSFKQIVLVGQETQRALLLLTEEGKIYSLVVNETQLDQPRSYTVQLALRKVSRCLPHLHVACMASNQSSTLYITDQGGVYFEVHTPGVYRDLFGTLQAFDPMDQQMPLALSLPAKVLFCALGYNHLGLVDEFGRIFMQGNNRYGQLGTGDKIDRGEPTQVHYLQRPVALWCGLNHSLVLSQASDFSKELLGCGCGAGGRLPGWPKGSASFVKLHIKVPLCVCSLCSTRECLYMLSSHDIEHHPAYRDLPASRVAGTPEPSLGAGAAQDPGGAVAQACEQYLSQIHSCPTFQDRMEKLKEIVGWMPLMAAQKDFFWEALDMLQRAAGGAGQGPPTPDS